One Ostrea edulis chromosome 2, xbOstEdul1.1, whole genome shotgun sequence genomic region harbors:
- the LOC130052239 gene encoding uncharacterized protein LOC130052239 produces MKIGGRLNLPEELKNPINIPQKSYMAKLLLQHLHEKSAHRGRHITEGAIRNNGYWIIGAKKLISAVIHKCVICRRLRGKFESQSMADLPPNRITPGPPFSAVGVDTFGPWTIVTRKTHGGQAESKRWAIMFTCLTTRAIHIELVESMSSSSFINALRKFIALRGNVSLFRSDRGTNFIGATADLGIDVTKGSVKNYLDKSKIVWTFNAPHMGGVWERMIGLTRRVLDTLLLGPNGKNLTHEVLSTLMAEVTAIINSRPITAVSKGPGVPFVLSPAMLLNRKISGHYSMCTDVDIRDIYKEQWKQVQVLSDLFWQQWKTHYLQNLQSRRKWTSEKMNLKVGDVIVIKDLKITNRLHCTYKLFCNLCIR; encoded by the coding sequence ATGAAGATTGGTGGTAGATTGAATCTTCCTGAGGAACTGAAGAATCCAATCAATATTCCTCAGAAGTCTTACATGGCTAAATTACTTCTACAACATCTTCATGAAAAATCAGCTCATCGGGGCAGACACATTACAGAAGGTGCGATTAGAAACAATGGCTACTGGATTATTGGTGCAAAGAAATTAATTTCGGCAGTGATTCATAAGTGTGTTATATGCAGAAGATTACGAGGGAAGTTTGAAAGTCAAAGTATGGCAGATTTACCACCAAACAGAATTACTCCAGGACCTCCATTTAGTGCAGTGGGAGTAGATACCTTCGGGCCCTGGACCATAGTCACACGTAAAACACATGGAGGACAAGCTGAGAGCAAACGTTGGGCtattatgtttacatgtttgaCAACTAGAGCAATTCACATTGAGTTAGTGGAATCTATGTCGAGCTCATCTTTCATCAACGCATTGCGTAAATTTATTGCACTTCGTGGGAATGTGTCGTTATTTCGATCAGACAGAGGTACTAACTTTATTGGTGCTACAGCAGATCTTGGGATTGATGTAACAAAAGGATCAGTGAAGAACTACCTAGATAAGTCAAAGATTGTTTGGACATTCAATGCTCCCCACATGGGAGGAGTGTGGGAGAGAATGATCGGTTTAACGCGTAGAGTATTAGATACACTACTCTTAGGACCCAATGGAAAAAATCTCACTCATGAAGTTCTCAGTACATTGATGGCTGAAGTGACAGCCATAATTAATTCAAGACCAATTACTGCTGTATCTAAGGGTCCTGGGGTACCATTTGTGTTGAGTCCAGCAATGCTTCTGAATCGGAAGAtttccggtcattattctatgtgTACAGATGTTGACATACGTGATATATACAAAGAACAGTGGAAGCAAGTGCAGGTCTTATCCGACTTATTCTGGCAACAGTGGAAAACTCATTACCTTCAAAACTTACAGTCCCGTCGCAAGTGGACATCtgaaaaaatgaatttgaaGGTTGGAGACGTTATAGTCATCAAGGATCTAAAAATTACTAACCGACTTCACTGCACATATAAGTTGTTCTGTAATCTCTGCATCAGATAG